GCTTCTCGTGTGGATCCGGGTGGCCTGTCTGAGTTTCGGCGGCCCCGCCGGCCAGATCGCGGTCATGCATCGCATCCTCGTCGAGGAGAAGAACTGGATCTCGGAGAGCCGCTTCCTGCACGCCCTGAACTACTGCATGCTGCTGCCGGGACCCGAGGCGCAGCAGCTTGCGACCTATATCGGCTGGCTGCTGCACCGGACCACCGGCGGCATCGTTGCGGGCACACTTTTCATTCTGCCCGGCATTTTCGCCATCATGGGCCTCAGCTACATCTATGCGGCCTATGGCAATGTCGGCGTCGTCGAAGCCTTGTTCTTCGGCCTCAAGGCGGCCGTGCTGGCGATCGTGATCCAGGCCGTCGTCCGCGTCGGCAAGCGCGCGCTACGCAATCGGATCATGATCGGACTGGCGGCCGCAGCCTTCGTCGCGATCTTCTTCTTCCGCGCGCCGTTTCCGATCATCATCATTGCTGCCGGAGTCATCGGCTTCGTCGCTGCCCGCCTCGGCCGGCCGGAATTCGCAGCCCTCGAACACGGCGGCAAGAACGCCGGTGCGATCGACAGCATGCTCGGCGAAGCCGTGCCGGATCACGTCCGTCCGAACGCTTCGCGCGCGCTGCGCGTGGCGGCCGTCTGGCTCGCGATCTGGCTCGCCCCCGTCTTCGCACTGCTGATCCTGCTCGGGCCGAACGACGTCTTCGGTCAGATCGCTATCTTCTTCAGCAAGATGGCGATGGTGACGTTCGGCGGCGCCTACGCCGTGCTCGCCTACGTCGCGCAACAGGCCGCGGAGTACTATCACTGGGTTGCTCCGCGCGAGATGCTCGACGGCCTCGGCATGGCGGAGACGACTCCCGGTCCCCTGATCATGGTCGTCCAGTTCGTGGGCTTCATGGCCGCGTTCCGCGGGGCGAGCGGGCTGTCTCCCATGCTCGCAGGCACGCTGGGCGGACTGCTGGCGACGTGGGTGACGTTCGCGCCCTGCTTTCTCTGGATCTTCGTCGGCGCGCCCTACATCGAGGCGTTGCGGGGAAACAAGGCGCTCGGCGGCGCGCTCTCGGCCATCACCGCCGCCGTCGTCGGCGTGATTCTCAATCTCTCGATCTGGTTCGCGCTGCACACCCTCTTCCGCGAGACCTTTCCGATCCAGGGATTCGGACTGTCATTCGACGCGCCCCGGCCGATGAGCATCGACCTGCCGGCCGTTGTCCTGTCGGTTGCGGCCGCCACGGCCATTTTCCGCTTCAACCTGGGAATGCTCGTCGTGCTCGCCGCCTCGTGCATCGCGGGCATGCTGATGCGCGTTGCAGGCGTCATCTGAGAGCACGCTGCGACGGAACATGGGGCAGTGCCAGACCAAAAGGAGCGAACGATGAGAAGCACGATCTGGAGTCTGTTGGGCCTCGGCGCCTGCCTCCTCGCACACGGCGCCGGACCGATCGTCTCGACGGCGCGCGCACAGGACATTGATTGGCAGAAGGTCGACGAGACATTGGGCCGGAAGCCGTCCGTGGCGGGAGACGTCCGCCGGTACGGCTTCCCGCGCACCGATCTCGCGGTGACCCTGGACGGCGTAACCATCAGGCCGGCGCTCGCGCTCGGCGGCTGGGTCGCGTTCAAGCCGGCGCATGGCGCCACCATGATCATGGGCGATCTCGTCCTGCTGGAATCAGAGATCAACCCGGTGATGGCGAAGATGATCGCCGGCGGGCTCGAAATCAGCGCCGTGCACAACCATCTGCTCCGCGCGAGCCCAGCAACGTCCTACATGCATGTCGTCGGTCACGGAGATCCGGTCAAACTCGCGTCCGCCATCCGCGACGCCCTCGCCGACAGCAAGACACCGTTGACGGTTGCGGCGTCGCCGACCACGCCGCCACCGGCCATCGATCTCGACACGGCACAGCTCGATCAGATCCTGGCGGTCAAAGGACAGGCCAATGGCGGAGTCTATCAGTTCAGCGTGCCGCGACGCGATCCCATCGTCGAGGGTGGACTATCCTTGTCTCCCGTCGCGGCGATGGGCGTCGCGACGGGCATCAACTTCCAGCCGACCGGCGCAGGCAAGGCCGCCGTCACCGGTGACTTCGTGCTGAGCGGGGAGGAGGTGAACCCCGTGATCCGGACGCTCCGTGCCCACGGCATCGAGGTCACGGCGCTGCATAGTCACATGCTGGACGAACACCCCCGCCTCTTCTTCATGCACTTCTGGGCGAACGATGATGCGATCAAGCTCGCCAAGGGTTTGCGGGCGGCGCTCGACAAGACGGCAAGCACCAAGAGCTAAGAGCAAAGAGCGAGGAAAGGCGCGGTCCGAGAGTATGCGGGCCTTGCTCTGCCGGCAGGTGCGGCAACCTTTTGGTCTGGCCCACCTGCAACGGCCGCGCATGCGTGAGACGCCGATCGGTGGCAAGGCAACGCGCTGCCGGAGTCCATGCGAGCTCTCTCGTCCGAAGATTGGGGACGGGGGCAGATCCCGTCCCTCGACCCACGCGCGATCCTATGGCAAGTCTGGACGACGCCGATGTGGCGCAGCCGGATGTCGTAATGCCGTCGAAGCAGGACTGGACGCTCGCTTTCCCGCCGTTGCGGCAATTGCCGGAGGAGATCTCCGCGCAGTTGCGCGAGGCCAGCCTCATTGTCGAGCTTCCGGAAGGCAGCCGGATCTTCGGCCCCGGCCAGGCGCCGGACTCCTTCCTGCTGCTGCTGGACGGGACCATCCGCGTGCAGCAGACGTCCGAGTCCGGCCGCGAGATCGTGCTCTACCGCGTCCAGGCAGGCGAGAGCTGCGCGCTGACCACGGCCTGCCTGATGGGTTACGAGGAATACCAGGCCGAGGGCATCGCGGAAACCCGGATCCGTGCCGTGGCGATCCCGCGCGCGCTGTTCGACCGGCTGATCGCCAGCTCGCGCGAATTCCGCCAGTTCGTCTTCACCGCGTTCAGCCGCCGTGTCACCAATCTCTTCCGCATCATCGAGGAAGTCGCGTTCGAGCGGATCGATGTGCGGCTCGCGCAGAAGCTTCTGGATCTCGCCGGGGCGAAGCAGCAGATCGCTGCGACGCATCAGGAGCTCGCCAACGAGCTCGGCAGCGCGCGCGAGGTCATCAGCCGGCAGCTCAATGAATTCGCAAGGCGCGGCTGGTTGCGAATGGCTCGCGGAATCGTCGAGATCACCGACAGACCGGCGCTCGTCCAGCTGGCCCAGCATGGCTAGGAACCGGCGTCTCTTGGTGACTTAGTTACATACCCGCGCAATGTCCCGCTCTATCGTCTGCATCATCGCAAGCCAAAGGGAGCGCGACATGACACAGAACATTGGCAAGATCGACCGGCTGCTCAGGATCATCGTCGGACTCGCCATCCTCAGTCTCACGGTCGTAGGGCCGCACACCTTGTGGGGCCTTCTGGGCCTGATCCCGCTCGGCACCGCACTGATCGGCTGGTGCCCGCCCTACGCGATGCTCGGCATCAATACCTGCGGAACGAAGTCCAATCCGACGTCTTAGACCGTTCTGGACGACAAAACGGGGCGTGGGCGGCGATGCCGCCCCAGAGCCAAATCGTGGAGCAGCAGCCATGTCCTATCCAATCGATCTCGGCGTGCAGCCGAAGGTGGCCGGATTCTTCGATCCTGACACCAGCACGATCAGCTACGTGGTGAAGGACCCGTCATCGCCGTCCTGCGCGATCGTCGATCCCGTCCTCGACATCGACTACGCGGCCGGCCGCATCAGCACCCGTTCCGCCGACATGCTGATCGACTACGTGAAGATCAACGGCCTCAGGCCAGAGTGGCTGATCGAAACGCATGCGCATGCGGATCATCTCTCCGCTGCGCCCTACATCCAGGACAAGCTCGGCGGCAAGATCGGCATCGGCGAACATATCCTGACCGTGCAGGAGACCTTCGGCAAGGTCTTCAACGAGGGCACGGAGTTTCGCCGCGACGGCAGCCAGTTCGACCGGCTGTTCAAGGATGGCGACACCTATCAGGTTGGACAGATGACGGCCTTCGTGATGCACACGCCCGGCCATACGCCGGCCTGTGCCACACATGTGATGGGCGATGCCGCTTTCGTCGGCGACACCCTGTTCATGCCCGACGGGGGAACGGCGCGGGCCGACTTTCCAGGCGGCAATGCGCGCACGCTGTTTCGCTCGATCCGGAAGATCCTTGAAACGCTGCCGCGCGAGACCCGGCTGTTCATGTGTCATGACTATGCCCCCAACGACCGCGCGGTGCGCTGGGAAACGACCGTCGGCGAGGAGCGGCTCCACAACATCCACGCGCGAGACGGGATGACCGAGAACGAGTTCGTCGCGCTCCGCGAGGCGCGCGACAAGACGCTCGGCATGCCGCGCCTGATCATTCCATCACTTCAGGTCAACATCCGCGCCGGACATCTGCCTCCCGCGGACGCGACGGGAAAGACATTCCTGAAGGTACCGATCAACGTACTTTGAGAACCACTCGCTTTGCTCACGCGATGCCGGCTTGGCCGCGAGTTCGCGGTGTCACGAAGATGTCAGTTGCCAAGAGCGGCCGGTCTGCGCGACCAGTCCAAGCTGGAGAAGTTGATCCAAGATGAGGCGTGCTGATTTCGAGATGCCAGCGATGACACGCCGCCTGATAGCGGCGCTGATCGTGCTCGTCTTGAGTCTGGCGCCTCTGCTCGGAACGTTCGAGGTTGCAACGGCAGACGCCGGCGCCGGTGCGCACCAATGGTCCCGAACGACCACGAGCGCGCCCAAGCCCTGCAGGAAGGCCGTCGTCCCGGGCATGATCAACACGTGTCCGTTTGCCGCGGCTGGTCTGACCGCCGTCCCGGCGAGCGACAGTGCGGCGGCACAGCCGGTTGCCGCCTCCCGGACGCTGTCCTGGCGCCCCTATGACGAGGCGCTGACAACGCAATGCGACGCGTCCTCGCCCTACCGTCCCCCCTGTCGCCACGCCTGATCCTTCCGTCGTCATCGGCTTACGG
This region of Bradyrhizobium sp. SZCCHNS1050 genomic DNA includes:
- the chrA gene encoding chromate efflux transporter, with the translated sequence MTDLVASRKPVAAEHAHGISFNDALLVWIRVACLSFGGPAGQIAVMHRILVEEKNWISESRFLHALNYCMLLPGPEAQQLATYIGWLLHRTTGGIVAGTLFILPGIFAIMGLSYIYAAYGNVGVVEALFFGLKAAVLAIVIQAVVRVGKRALRNRIMIGLAAAAFVAIFFFRAPFPIIIIAAGVIGFVAARLGRPEFAALEHGGKNAGAIDSMLGEAVPDHVRPNASRALRVAAVWLAIWLAPVFALLILLGPNDVFGQIAIFFSKMAMVTFGGAYAVLAYVAQQAAEYYHWVAPREMLDGLGMAETTPGPLIMVVQFVGFMAAFRGASGLSPMLAGTLGGLLATWVTFAPCFLWIFVGAPYIEALRGNKALGGALSAITAAVVGVILNLSIWFALHTLFRETFPIQGFGLSFDAPRPMSIDLPAVVLSVAAATAIFRFNLGMLVVLAASCIAGMLMRVAGVI
- a CDS encoding Crp/Fnr family transcriptional regulator yields the protein MPSKQDWTLAFPPLRQLPEEISAQLREASLIVELPEGSRIFGPGQAPDSFLLLLDGTIRVQQTSESGREIVLYRVQAGESCALTTACLMGYEEYQAEGIAETRIRAVAIPRALFDRLIASSREFRQFVFTAFSRRVTNLFRIIEEVAFERIDVRLAQKLLDLAGAKQQIAATHQELANELGSAREVISRQLNEFARRGWLRMARGIVEITDRPALVQLAQHG
- a CDS encoding DUF1259 domain-containing protein, with protein sequence MRSTIWSLLGLGACLLAHGAGPIVSTARAQDIDWQKVDETLGRKPSVAGDVRRYGFPRTDLAVTLDGVTIRPALALGGWVAFKPAHGATMIMGDLVLLESEINPVMAKMIAGGLEISAVHNHLLRASPATSYMHVVGHGDPVKLASAIRDALADSKTPLTVAASPTTPPPAIDLDTAQLDQILAVKGQANGGVYQFSVPRRDPIVEGGLSLSPVAAMGVATGINFQPTGAGKAAVTGDFVLSGEEVNPVIRTLRAHGIEVTALHSHMLDEHPRLFFMHFWANDDAIKLAKGLRAALDKTASTKS
- a CDS encoding DUF2892 domain-containing protein; the encoded protein is MTQNIGKIDRLLRIIVGLAILSLTVVGPHTLWGLLGLIPLGTALIGWCPPYAMLGINTCGTKSNPTS
- a CDS encoding MBL fold metallo-hydrolase, with the translated sequence MSYPIDLGVQPKVAGFFDPDTSTISYVVKDPSSPSCAIVDPVLDIDYAAGRISTRSADMLIDYVKINGLRPEWLIETHAHADHLSAAPYIQDKLGGKIGIGEHILTVQETFGKVFNEGTEFRRDGSQFDRLFKDGDTYQVGQMTAFVMHTPGHTPACATHVMGDAAFVGDTLFMPDGGTARADFPGGNARTLFRSIRKILETLPRETRLFMCHDYAPNDRAVRWETTVGEERLHNIHARDGMTENEFVALREARDKTLGMPRLIIPSLQVNIRAGHLPPADATGKTFLKVPINVL